The nucleotide window ataatgaagattatttatatcaaattttattaaaattggccatcaacataattgatttttttaaattacacaaataaaaattattaaaataagataacatTTACATAGATTGACACCCTGTCTGTTTTTCTAGCTAACTCTCAAATAATATACATCGCATTCTTCTATACGTGAATCTCTCCCATTGTttcccttatttatttatttatttatttttttgagagGACGGGGTAACAAGAATTCCTTCCATCTTAATACACAAACGCAGCAGCGGCTAATGGATcgatcaaaataataaaaatgtaggGACACTAAACTTCCAATTTAGGCAAAGTTCATTATTTTATGGAATCTTTGTGGCttatataaatttcttttatttttttatttttatcaaacagATAGAAGACACCTCATAGGAGAATGAACTTAAGAAGTACGGATATTAATCATCCTTAACTAATGAACATAATATATTCTTtttcaatataataaataatattatttaaatataatatataattgtaattttgttttgtgttgacatgcatattatcattataataaaatacaatataaaatcCATTTATATTTGGATACATTCTATATAtttatctaataataaaaatacaaaaaaagtatctatacattaaaaattagtCATCAATTTAATCAtcgatataaaatatatattaaaatataaaataaatattaaaaataaattaaataatatatatttatatctaaATACATAATAGCACATTTGGTGTCTGATATTTTATGTACATATAATATTTTGTGAGTATATTTAAGTAACAGAATTTtgctataatattatattacacATATAAGTTTTGTGTTTGCTTGAGATAGTGGCTGCTGGGTGGTGCATATCAGCAAATGGTTGACACAAGGTAGAGTTTGCTTTTGCCATATGGCAACAGATATAGTATGCAGCAGCCATCATTGATGTTGAGAAGAATAGAGCGCTTATTAGCTTCCTTGCTATGCATGAGAAGTCTACGTGAAGGAATGAAGTTATGGTTGGCacaaaaatcatataaaatatatatatgtagttttcaattatttttcttctacttgTTATGATTTTTATCATAtacattttcatttattttatagcTTTATGTACACTCCAGGGTGACATTGGACCTAAGTTGATCTTACTCTTTGTGCTTAGACATTAGGTTGCCCCATTCCCACTCAACTCTTCCATCCCTTATTTAATAGtctctttctaagttaaaaCTATGGTCTTAATTAATAAGATTTTAATTAAAGCTACCTTTAGTCAGAGTAGAAAGGACAAAAACTTGAATTTAGTCTTCTACAAGCTTTCATACAAATGATATATACAAAGCAAATAAACCACAAAACTTGAGATCAAAGCAACCTTATTATGCATTATTTCTCATGTGCAACTAACCCTATCTATCTCATCTTTCTAAATAGTTAGTAGTTTCATTCCTCCTCCATTTAGAATTTTCAGGGAAGGAGGGAGTACAATATTATTCACCTcatgcaaaagaaagaaagcacCAAAAAAAGTGTGAGGAGAATTTAATTCCTTCCCAACCCTTAACAAGAACTTGCATGAGGGGAGCAACCTTTAGAAGAGACAACTTCTTCTTTATTATTTCCCCTTCTTATATACTGTACTCATCACTATTACTTTAAATATATTCATCTCTTAACTCAATCTACACATAAAATCACTCTATCTCCTTTGCTTGATGCatatatctcttttttttctttatttctttcttataGCAGcgtgaagaaggaaaaagaagataTGTATCCTGAAATGGAATGAGAGAGGAGAAGGGAAACATAGGGTAACACATGCAAGAGGAAATAATGACTCAGTGCAACAGTAATAATGATTACCCTGAAAACAATCATAGCACCATTGTGGAGAGGAACAAAGATAGCTTAATTAGTAGAACTTGTCCATCATGTGGTCATCATATCAAATGCCAACAAGACCACCAGGTTATTAATTCTTTTACATTTTTGTACTTCAATTTTGCATGTACAATTGGGGTGCAcatgattattatttattatgatttaTGATATGATAATTAGGGTGCTGGAATTCACGATTTACCTGGGTTACCAGCTGGAGTGAAGTTTGATCCAACAGATCAGGAAATCCTAGAACATTTGGAAGCCAAGGTGAGGTCTGATATTCACAAGCTTCACCCCTTAATTGATGAGTTTATCCCTACTCTTGAAGGCGAGAATGGAATCTGCTGCACCCATCCAGAAAAGTTGCCAGGTCTTCATCAATTTATTTAAAGTAAAAGCATTTCATAATTCATGTATCAAGAGAAGTCTTTTCTGATCTTAATTATTTCCTTccttaaaatctttttatcgCATATATATCTTTACATTACCTCTGATTCATATATGCATGTATGAATCAAGATATAGTTATTGGTCTAATAAATTGGAGAACTGCAGGAGTAGGCAAAGATGGGTTGATCCGTCACTTCTTTCACCGGCCATCGAAAGCATACACAAcaggaacaaggaaaagaagaaaggtTCACACTGATGCTGATGGCAGTGAAACAAGGTGGCACAAAACAGGTAAAACTAGACCAGTCTACATCAGTGGCAAGTTGAAAGGTTACAAGAAAATCCTTGTTCTTTACACCaactacaagaagcaaaggaagCCTGAGAAAACAAACTGGGTCATGCACCAGTACCACCTTGGCAACAATGAAGAGGAGAAGGAAGGTGAGTTAGTTGTGTCTAAGGTTTTCTACCAGACACAACCTAGACAATGTGCAGGTTCACTACTCATCAAAGATTCATCATCATTCCCTGCTAAACTAAAGGATCAGGGTGGTGTTCATCATCATGAAGTGACTAATAATCATAAGAACAATGGGTTTGTGGAATACTACAATGCATCCTTTATAAGTTTTGCTCAAGGGGAACAACAACATAGGTCAAACAATCCCACATTGATTTCCCATTTTCCTGCTCATGATGGGGCTCCTTTCATTCCTTgatatattttatgttaaacATAACTTTTATTACTTgtacatttttattattgattagaAATTCTTTGTGGGACCAAGTTTAGGGCTCacatttttatcaataataaaaatgtaagtAAGATAAAGTTATGTAAAATTACATATGAGAAAATCTATTCTTAAAGGATGAACAAAATACTAAATAGGACTTATTACAGTTATAAGCTAAGGCATTACAATTGTATTCTGCAATGAAGAAATAAGTTAATGACCAATTACAGTTAGGAGGGGAAAGAATAAGGAGAAGCTACTTCATTGTAAAGCTGGTGGTCAGATACTCCTATTTTGGGAAAAATTGGGCTAAGAAACTAAAAGAGAAGGATGTAActgttgttttcttcttcttcttgttcttttattttttattttttgtaaaagttTTGAAGGGTACGTAGCTTCTATCATGCTTTGTACTGTGACTGGAAACATACATGTCAAAGGCTTCATGTTCTTACTTGGATACATACTAACCTTCAATATGTACAAACATGACTTTACCTGAAGCAATATTAAACTACAGATTCTCtatgtgtttctttttcttcgagtcttggctatatatatatttgctgGTAAGGATTAATGTTGTCAATGATTGACATTTCaacatcaaataatataatactaTTGCTATCATAGCAATGTATAGTACGATCAATGCAACAAGCTGTGGAAGTATTCACTCAATTCAGTAATAATGTGTGAAcattgaacaagaaaagaaaactccAGCACAGAATATTGCTTTTACTCAATCATGAAATGTAAAGATCAACAACTTCAAGTACCAAACTAAAAAGTATTAGAAATGATGCGAGAAATGAACATTACTACTATTGGTTTATTACATGTTTCTAACTAGAAAGTGCAAATCATGTACATNNNNNNNNNNNNNNNNNNNNNTTGTgtccaaccaaaaaaaaaaagaaaaaaaaaaaagaaaagataagtaGTTAACTTCTCTTAATCACACTTGTTTTCTATCTCTTGAATTGCATTTTGGTGGCAGAACATTGTCAATCCTCCATGTCAACACTCAATACGGTTGGTGTAATTTACATGTACAACAATCGAGCCTATCATCATCTTGAAGTAAGCCCGAAATAGTCGCAATTCAGAACAGTAATGCAGAGCCATCAACCTTCCACCATAGAAAATAGTATTTCAAGCTAAAAAGGAATACAGCAGCAAGGCTTAGGAAGTCTACAAAGATCTTTTCTTTGACAAGCATTGGGTACACCGAACACAATCGCGAGCATGAACACAACTTTGTTACCCTGTTAAAAATAATCTATCTGCAATAAGTGTCTAATGTATACAAAACTTGAATTGTAAAACTCAACTAGTAA belongs to Arachis duranensis cultivar V14167 chromosome 8, aradu.V14167.gnm2.J7QH, whole genome shotgun sequence and includes:
- the LOC107462243 gene encoding NAC domain-containing protein 73 translates to MQEEIMTQCNSNNDYPENNHSTIVERNKDSLISRTCPSCGHHIKCQQDHQGAGIHDLPGLPAGVKFDPTDQEILEHLEAKVRSDIHKLHPLIDEFIPTLEGENGICCTHPEKLPGVGKDGLIRHFFHRPSKAYTTGTRKRRKVHTDADGSETRWHKTGKTRPVYISGKLKGYKKILVLYTNYKKQRKPEKTNWVMHQYHLGNNEEEKEGELVVSKVFYQTQPRQCAGSLLIKDSSSFPAKLKDQGGVHHHEVTNNHKNNGFVEYYNASFISFAQGEQQHRSNNPTLISHFPAHDGAPFIP